The following coding sequences lie in one Rutidosis leptorrhynchoides isolate AG116_Rl617_1_P2 chromosome 4, CSIRO_AGI_Rlap_v1, whole genome shotgun sequence genomic window:
- the LOC139904444 gene encoding protein GL2-INTERACTING REPRESSOR 1-like, translating into MSRTNKCGGPKLELKLNLSPTRCHRPITESTNQSTTLSPTSSCLSSELLHDETGIRYSTSPEATSMMLVGCPRCLMYIMLAEDYPKCPKCKSTVLLDVFQDSVKKTKN; encoded by the coding sequence ATGAGTCGAACGAACAAGTGTGGAGGTCCAAAGCTTGAATTAAAGTTGAACCTATCGCCGACGAGATGTCATAGACCGATAACTGAGTCAACAAATCAGTCAACTACACTGTCTCCTACAAGCTCTTGTCTATCATCGGAGCTCCTTCACGATGAGACGGGCATTCGATACTCTACAAGTCCAGAGGCCACGTCTATGATGTTGGTTGGTTGTCCTCGATGTCTCATGTATATTATGTTGGCCGAGGATTATCCTAAGTGCCCTAAATGCAAGAGCACCGTTTTACTTGACGTTTTTCAGGACAGCGTCAAGAAAACTAAAAATTAG
- the LOC139842024 gene encoding uncharacterized protein, with protein MGRGGGLDTNVLCRNISGRTIWKEIFKAGKFADKLGTFFTSSISKCIGNGTSISFWHDIWIGTENLKTTFHRLYMLESQKDATVAERISNVNSNSIGSWDWSRAPSGRALDELTELTNLISSVSTASTLEIYYFPATNTKPKKVFIFIWRVIQQKIPLRSELDKKGIDLHTILCPVCDHHIEAIDHALINCPNVSSIWAQLLDWWNQNNTTISDINDAIISDQGFSHNSVGFAIWQSTKWIACYIIWKHRNLKVFSNKIWNPATIISEIQSQSFSWISTRSRKKKPIEWHQWLLNPSFYVASPPNRMGIG; from the exons atgggCCGGGGGGGTGGTTTGGACACTAATGTTTTATGCAGGAATATTTCAGGTCGTACCATTTGGAAAGAGATTTTCAAAGCCGGAAAATTTGCAGACAAACTAGGCACTTTCTTTACATCTTCAATTTCAAAGTGCATCGGCAATGGCACATCGATTAGCTTCTGGCATGACATATGGATCGGAACTGAAAATCTCAAAACTACTTTTCATAGATTATATATGCTGGAATCTCAAAAAGATGCAACTGTTGCTGAAAGAATATCGAATGTTAATTCCAATTCAATCGGAAGTTGGGATTGGTCCCGTGCACCTAGCGGTCGGGCTTTGGATGAACTTACGGAACTCACTAACTTAATATCATCCGTAA GTACGGCGTCCACTCTCGAAATATATTACTTCCCCGCAACAAATACGAAACCGAAAAAGGTCTTCATATTCATATGGAGAGTCATTCAACAAAAAATCCCGCTTAGAAGTGAACTTGACAAAAAAGGAATTGATCTGCATACTATCTTGTGTCCCGTATGTGATCATCATATCGAAGCCATTGACCATGCGTTGATTAACTGTCCTAATGTGTCTTCAATTTGGGCACAACTACTAGATTGGTGGAACCAAAATAATACAACAATTTCCGACATTAACGATGCCATCATCTCCGACCAAGGTTTCTCACATAACTCCGTTGGATTTGCCATATGGCAATCTACTAAATGGATTGCGTGCTATATTATATGGAAACATCGAAACCTAAAAGTATTCTCAAATAAAATATGGAATCCCGCCACGATTATCTCCGAGATTCAATCTCAAAGTTTTAGCTGGATCTCAACTAGATCTCGGAAGAAAAAACCTATTGAATGGCATCAATGGCTCCTCAACCCCTCCTTTTATGTGGCATCGCCTCCAAACCGCATGGGAATCGGTTAA